The nucleotide window ACGATATTATTTTGCACATCATCAGAAGTCATATATTTCAAGAAAGTTTTTGTAAGGTCTTTAGGTTCACCGTTTGTATACATGTGCTCATAAGACCAGATTTTCCAATCGTTTGTTGCTACATTATCTTCAGTTGGTTCCACATCGTCAATAGAAAGTCCTACTACAGAAGCATCAATGTAAGAAAATGCTAGGTAGCTGATTGCTCCAGGTGTTTCACTAACGATTTTCCGAACGGTACCAGATGAATCTTGTTCTTGTGCTTTTACTGGAGTTGCACCATCAAGTCCCCATTTTTCAAAAGTAGCACGTGTTCCGCTGCCTTCTGCACGGTTGATGATAGTGATTTTTTCATCTTTACCGCCAACGTCTTTCCAATTAGTTGTTTTACCAGTGAAGATATCAATTAGTTGTTGTTTAGTGATATTTTTAACGCCAACATCTTTATTTACTACAGGAGCCATTCCGACAACTGCTACACGGTGATCAACTAGTTTTGAAGCATCCACTCCGTCTTTCTCTTCTGCAAATACATCCGAGTTACCAATTTCTACTGCTCCTTGTTGTACTTGTGTTAGACCAGTTCCAGAACCGCCACCTTGAACATTAATTTGTGCTTTTGGATTTGCATTTGTGAATTCTTTGGATGCTGCTTCCACTAATGGTTGAAGAGCTGTAGAGCCAACTGCTGTAATTGAGCCTGAAACTTCTTCCTTTTTACTTGATGAACCATTTGCTTTATCTGCTGAACTGCTGCCACTCCCACATGCTGCAACTACAAGCATTAAAGCTGCTAAAACTGCTACTATTCCCAAATACTTCTTTTTCATTATTTTATTCCCACCTTGTTTTTTTTATTGTTATTCCTTACAAGTATCACTATAACGCTCTAGATTTAAGGTGGTGTGTAGCTAATGTTAAGTAATTGTAAATAAGCGGATTTTTTGTCGAAATTGTAAACTTTTTTATGACTTTCTTTCAAACAGAAGGCAAATGGGTAAATTATTGCGCGGATTTTTTTCGTTTCGTAAATATACTAAAAATATCCTGTCCGAAAGATTACATTCTTTCAAACAGGATATTTTTTAGGCTTTTTTTGGTAAGGTTACTCGGAAGGTTGAGCCGACTTCTTCTTGACTTTCTACTTCAATTCGCCCTCCGCAGTTTTCAATGAGGTGTTTAACGATAGAAAGCCCGAGTCCGGTTCCACCAGAGTGCCTACTACGCGCTTTGTCCACTCGGTAGAAGCGTTCAAACACCCGATCGATATCTTTAGCAGGAATACCAATACCATTGTCTGTTACTTCTATAATAACTTCTGATTCGTGTTCGGTTAATCTCACTTCTACTTTCCCATTTACTGGTGTGTAGTTGATTGCATTGGAAAGTAAATTTATTAATATTTGCTGCAATTTATCCCGGTCGGTTTCAATAATGACTGGGGGAATAGTTTTTTCTGGAATAGATACTTGAATATTTTTTTCGGTAGCGAGTTCAAAGATGGTACGAGCTGACTGTTCAATCACATCATCTACATCTACTGGTTCGATATTTTCAGCGACAGGATTTTGTTCAATTCTAGAAAGCGCCAGAATATCTATAATTAAACGATGCAAGCGATCACTTTCTTCTTTAATAATTGTTAAGAATTTTTTGAGCAACATTTCGTCATACATTGCGCCATCGAGCAACGTTTCTGCAAATCCTTTTAGTGCCGTTACAGGAGTCTTTAATTCATGCGAAACATTAGTAACAAATTCTGAACGAACATTTTCTAAGTGCCTGATTTGCGTAATGTCATGAAGTAACAAAATAATCCCTGTAATTGTGCCATCTTCAGCTAAAATTGGCGATACACTCGCATCCAGAATCATTTCACGTGGAAAATACAGAATAATTTCTTTTTGTTTCATCATTTTTGTTTCAAAAGTTGCTTCAATTAATTGACTTAGCGCGAAACTTTTAATCACTTCGTAAAAAGGTTTTCCTGTAATTTCTGCTTCACCTAAAATTTGATACATCGTTTGATTGGTCATAATTACTTGTTTATCAGCATTAATCAACATAACTCCACTGACTAAGTTTTGAACAATCGCATTTAGACGTTGTTCATTCTGCTTGATCTCAAACATTTGCGTTTCCAGGCTTTCAGCGAGCATATTAACACTTATCGACAGGTCCTGTAATTCACCACTATTTTTACCGTGGATTCGACTATCATATTTATGGTTAGCAAGGTCTGTCGAAACTTCAATGATTTCTTTCACGGGTCTAGTAATTTTTCTAGCAATGAAGACACTGATTGCTGCGATAATAACTAAGGCAATGCCAAAAATAAGTGCCAAGTTGCCCCACAGTTTCGCAACAGCTGCATCAACGGACTCAAGCGAAATCGAAATCCTTAAAACGCCATCTGTTTTATTTTGATGTTTTACTGGTACAGCCACATAAAGCATACTGTATCCAAGTGAGTCACTTTCTCGGATAGATATGCCTACGTTTTCTCCTTTTTCCAAAATATCCGCTACTTCTGGGCGATTCATGTGATTATCTAAGTTATCGGGATTTTTTTTAGTATCTGCAACAACATCCCCTTGACTATCTATGACAGTAATTCGCGCATCAATTTCATCACTTAATGGGGCAAGCGTCTTCTGAATTGTTGCTGCATCTTTGTCCAAGTCCAAATATTCGATGTTTGTCGTTTGCAATAAAATTTTTGCATCATCTTCTAATTGGTTTTCTTTCATGTTTAAATAGGTTGATTTCATCAGCTCTCCAGAAAAGATTCCGACAATCACCATCACAACGAAAAAAAGAATAAAAAACGACAATCCAATTTTCAGCCATAATTTTTTCATTATTTTACATTCTCCATTTTATAACCAAAGCCGCGAATCGTTTTGATATACTTTGGTTGTTTGGTATCTGTTTCAATTTTATCACGCAAATGGCTTACATGAACATCCACAATTCGTGTTTCTCCAACGTAATCATAGTTCCACACAGTATCCAGCAATTGATCTCGTGAAAAAACTTTGCCGCGATGATTTGCAAGAAATAATAATAGCTCGAATTCTTTTGGCGTTAAATCTAGCAATTCTTCTTGTAAATACACTTCATAGCTTTCTGGTAAAATTTTCAAATCACCAATTAAAATCATTGCTTCCATTTCGTCCGAATTTTCTTCTACTGCCTCCGCTTTACCTTCTGTCCGACGTAAAATGGCTTTAATTCGTGCGACTACTTCTCGTGGGCTAAATGGTTTTGTCATATAATCATCCGCACCAAGCTCTAAACCAATGATTTTATCTAATTCTTCATCTTTTGCTGTTAACATTAATATGGGAACATTTACTTTATTTTGACGAAGTTTTTTTGTCACTTCGATTCCATCCATTTCAGGAAGCATTAAATCAAGTACAATTAAATCTGGTTTCTCTGATAAAGCTAGTTCATATCCAGCCCTAC belongs to Listeria ivanovii subsp. ivanovii and includes:
- a CDS encoding phosphate ABC transporter substrate-binding protein PstS family protein translates to MKKKYLGIVAVLAALMLVVAACGSGSSSADKANGSSSKKEEVSGSITAVGSTALQPLVEAASKEFTNANPKAQINVQGGGSGTGLTQVQQGAVEIGNSDVFAEEKDGVDASKLVDHRVAVVGMAPVVNKDVGVKNITKQQLIDIFTGKTTNWKDVGGKDEKITIINRAEGSGTRATFEKWGLDGATPVKAQEQDSSGTVRKIVSETPGAISYLAFSYIDASVVGLSIDDVEPTEDNVATNDWKIWSYEHMYTNGEPKDLTKTFLKYMTSDDVQNNIVPQLGYQSIKSMKVERDSSGKLTDVK
- the pnpS gene encoding two-component system histidine kinase PnpS — translated: MKKLWLKIGLSFFILFFVVMVIVGIFSGELMKSTYLNMKENQLEDDAKILLQTTNIEYLDLDKDAATIQKTLAPLSDEIDARITVIDSQGDVVADTKKNPDNLDNHMNRPEVADILEKGENVGISIRESDSLGYSMLYVAVPVKHQNKTDGVLRISISLESVDAAVAKLWGNLALIFGIALVIIAAISVFIARKITRPVKEIIEVSTDLANHKYDSRIHGKNSGELQDLSISVNMLAESLETQMFEIKQNEQRLNAIVQNLVSGVMLINADKQVIMTNQTMYQILGEAEITGKPFYEVIKSFALSQLIEATFETKMMKQKEIILYFPREMILDASVSPILAEDGTITGIILLLHDITQIRHLENVRSEFVTNVSHELKTPVTALKGFAETLLDGAMYDEMLLKKFLTIIKEESDRLHRLIIDILALSRIEQNPVAENIEPVDVDDVIEQSARTIFELATEKNIQVSIPEKTIPPVIIETDRDKLQQILINLLSNAINYTPVNGKVEVRLTEHESEVIIEVTDNGIGIPAKDIDRVFERFYRVDKARSRHSGGTGLGLSIVKHLIENCGGRIEVESQEEVGSTFRVTLPKKA
- a CDS encoding response regulator transcription factor, coding for MVKILVVDDEASIVTLLQFNIEKAGFEVVTAEDGRAGYELALSEKPDLIVLDLMLPEMDGIEVTKKLRQNKVNVPILMLTAKDEELDKIIGLELGADDYMTKPFSPREVVARIKAILRRTEGKAEAVEENSDEMEAMILIGDLKILPESYEVYLQEELLDLTPKEFELLLFLANHRGKVFSRDQLLDTVWNYDYVGETRIVDVHVSHLRDKIETDTKQPKYIKTIRGFGYKMENVK